The genomic segment ctagcgctggggccgtcagacagagttacaacacgcacggagatgagaagggtatgtatcgacttgtctaactctgggggttactgtgaataagtcccaataagtcggcgtgttcctttaacatcaCTCTTGTTGTCGAAGCTGTTCTTGACGAGGTGTAACAATGGGGTTTACTTTTGCTACATCCTGTTTTGAAGAGAGTCGTATTCTTATATTCAGCAAAGGTTATTGTCAGCATGTCCTATACAGTACTGTCAGTTCTCCTAATCTCCCACCAGGGGGCAGCACACACATCCACTGTCCTTGAATGGACTCACAATGCAAGAATCTCAATGATGAGGGCAGTTTGTGTGGTTTTTGCActattcaaaatgtaaataattttGTATCGGTTGTTAATGTCCTTAATTCTACTATGGTCCTATTTGCATTCTGTGTAATTTAAAGTAGTCTCTGTGAGATGACTTTGctattgttaaaaaataaataaaatgttgcaaagtaaatgttttgtgtatttgctGTTGCTGTTCCTACACAAGAAATGAACTTGATCAAGTTATGTTTTTTTAGGAATGGCACATGTAAATTAGAAACAAGTGAACATTCACAAAACAAATAGCACATTTGCATTCCACACCTAGTTTGTGTTATACATGTACAAacagtaatttaaaatgtttatattcAATAAAATAAGATCTATAAATTTTGACAAAAAATTAAATTGCTGTGAAGTGCAGATTATCCATGGTTTGACAGAAACATCTTACTGTTTTGGAGCATTAAAACTCAACTGAATCTACTGTTTATACTTATAATTGTAACTATTGCGTTTTGATATTTTATCGTTCTTACGTGGTATATATCTTACTATGATATTTTGGAATTGCAAAGTCAAATTTAACTGTACTAGCTGTAGCTTTCTTAGACATTTTTCCTCTAATGCAAAAAGATTTTTCAGTTCTGAGCTGAAGACATCTACATCTTCAAGCAATCTGAAGTCGAGTTGCCTGTGACTTACGATATTGCCCTATATGttctattttttattgtaaacatATACTTCTTTATTCCCTGAGGGACTAACAACTTCATCACCTGTTAAATGTGCTGCTCCTGAGCTGTGTATTGGGCTTAAGATTGAGTGTTTGTTCCAAAGCCAACTGGTAACCAGTTTTTAAAAACCAGTCAGCTAGGGTTTTCATTATTAGGTGAGTAAGTGGAACTAGATAACTCATAAAGCGTGAGTAATGTTAACTCACTTTGCCACACAGGCTTTATCTTTCAGCAGTGGGGTTTGtgcctcttgtgtgtgtgtgtgtgtgtgtgtggtacaatACCACCATCCAGTGGAGAATCACTAGATGCAGACAATACAGCAGAAAACCACACTACATTATGAATGGGCATTTTAATTCTGATTAGTGGCACACATCACCCAGAGATTGTTACAGGAAGTCCTTGCGTGTTTTAGAAAAATCAATAATAGTCCATATGTTATTTCAGTTAGTGCTGCTAAAAATATAGTAAATTAAAAGTAGTATTATGATGAAATGTTTCTCACTTTCCATTGTTTTGTctggataaataaaataaaacaacccgaaaaataaaaatgatcagTGGCCTAACAAATTATGTTTTATGGGGTCGGGTGGTCTTGAGTATGATAGAGTATTTGATCGTTTGCTCTAGGTGTATGGTGTCAAAAAAGCAGATCTGACAATTTACCCTGAAAAAAAAGGTAAGATGTTTTCTCAATTTTGGGgtcaagataaataaaaaaaaaaaagatgtcagTGAATCAGAGTTGCAGTGAAACCACACAGGAGTCTATGATTTCTATTTATTCCATTCTAGGTACTCAAAAGCAGCAGTGACATCCATTAGAACGGTCCTAATCGGCATGCTCATCTTGTTTAGCTGTCCGGGCTATTTGAAGGAGCAGGTTCTGCAGTGGTCCGCTGGTAAGCACAGAGCTGAAACAcacctgaaaaaaataaatcaaaaagcCAAAGTAAGTAACACAGTAATCTCCAAATAGAACTGATAGTTTAATTCTTAAGTGACATCCATCTCACTATGACCAATGATTGTTGTCAAAGAAAGTGAAAAGCACACTTTTGTTACTAAGTTGTGGATTAGTGTTAGTTTTACTGAAGACTGAGACTTTCAAATCCTACACATACTTAAATAACTATAAACCACTTTAAAGTTCTGCTTATTTGGGAGCCCACTGGTTTAATGCAGATCCATGGACACTGCCTCTGTATAACCATGTCATCTAAAGTAGTTATTCCAATGAACAACATCATTAAAGTGTTAGATCCTGATCCACAATACAGTATCTGTCACATAAAGTATGTGTTTACTCACTTCAGAGTAAGGATATCTAAAGGTGCAACTGAcccaaaaatgtgaaatgttgcaATGCACACATTTGGATACTCTTGTCCAGGCTGCTACCAACAATGATTGACaatcaacttttttttacaaatacattaataacTGATAACAGTTAATACCTGCTGCAAAAGCCAAAATGATGGCCACCCAGCCGATGATGTAGGACCAGGAAAAGCGCCAGTCCAAGAAGCGTTTGCCAAAGAAAGTGACAGTCACTCCAGTGTAAATCGCCAAAGCAAGCAGAGCAAGAAAACCTGAGAACGGAGGGTGAGacgaaataaaaaaataaataaaaaataagtctATATAACCTGTCAACAAGTATgattaaagaaaaataacaacCATATAAGCCTACATGTTTTTGGAACTGACTGTTAAGAACAATCACGTTTATAATGTGATGAACATGCTaattgtgtgtgttacctgacaGGACCAGGGCGATTCCGCCTGTACGGACCCTCCTGTTCTTGGTGCCATTAGTGAAGGCACTCAGGCCGAGCACCACGCCGGCGAAGCAGCTCAGCACCGCCAGCAACATAAAGGCCCGTGTGGCATCCCAGAAGGCTGGACACAAAAAGGTCAGGACCACATACATGTCAACAGATACTTACACTTAGGCCTGGATTTCACACTCACAAAACAGAGTTCCTCTGCAGTACTGTGCAGTTGGAACATTTGTGTTCTCGATATATTTACTATTGGGAATTCTCGCCTGAGTCTTTCTTTAATCCACTCTTCTTTCCATCAATAACAAAATGAGGTTGCCATGTCTGTAAACAGCCTAATTCATGTCACTAGTAAATCTACTTTTTAAACAGGTGTAACATGCTTTGACCTGCAGAAATTACCAACATTTGTAGGTTGCTGTCAATGTGTTTGATATCATATTTACTGTCATTTATCAAGAAGGGCattgctctttcactttccccagcCAGATGTATCCTGCCGTTCTGGGGATTAAACGGCTTTGCTTCTCTAACCTCTAGGCACCTTTAGGTCTCGTCCTCTTGTCCAAATGCCACTTCTGAAGTACTCACCTACACTTATGGTGTGGGCATGGCATTTGTGGTTAATGCAGAACCTCCAAAGCCCCTGATTGGCTGAGCTACCCGAGTATCGATACTGCATCCAGAAGTCTGTTGCCGTAGAAACAATGAGAAGCACAAGGGCAGCCACACCGCAAAGCGTGCCCCCTCCCGCTAAAGTATACAGCATCGTGGAGAAGCCAGGGGAAGCACTGTCCTCCTACACATTCAGCAACTGTTAGGGAAGAGAGGACAGGGGGGGGTTACAtcatttggttacactttatttgaaggtatctacataagagtgacatgacactgtcatgaacgtgtcataaacattataaacaagtcataaacgtttatgacataacgcttcttttagtaagcgtcatttggtttttgtcatgacaagttatggttagggttagagttagggttagggttcatatGTGATATGACATATGAACAGgatatgacagtgtcatgtgttcatgactgtgtcatgtcactcttatgtagataccttcaagtaaagtgttacccatcaTTTAGACGTCATACTCATTGATTTATTCCTTGATGCCCTGAATGCCAAAAATATCCATTATACATCATTATCTATGTCTGGTCAAGAAAACAAAGCATTCCAGTATACTACCCTCTCTCCCATCCACCCCTTATGCAAATCAGACACCGTAGTTATTGTAAGTCGGAACAGAACGTATTAAGTTTCTTGGATGTGCGACAGGTCTAAATCAGCAAAACATCGGTTATGAGAGGTGTTTACTAACCTGCTGTAAACCTGCTGAGAGAGCCAggtttaagtacatttaagtGCTCCCTGTAGTTTCTGAGCAGACAGAATATATTGACCACActccaaaactaaatgtccaaaGAAGAAACCACTTGTTTAAAGAGTTTAAAAACAATAGCAAGAGTCATTTTCCCCAAATGATCCTCATTAAGCATTTTTCTTCACATATAAGAGCCAGAGATTTGACATGAACATTAGACATGCTCGCCGCACATTAGACAAGAGAGTGAATCATTCTTTAGTGAAGCTGTCATATTGGTCACAGCCAGCAAAGCACTTGACCCAAACTGCTGTGTGACAATAAGCTTGCCTATCAGGCAGTTCAGAGCCATTGTTTGCCACTAATTCCCCTCCATGCACTGCAAACTAATCTTCCAATACTGAGCAACTGAACTGTCAGCAGTGTCGCTCTCTGTCACACAGCCAGCAAACCAATGAATTCATACACTGGTTTTCAACTACCGTACTCGCCGCTCTTGAAACATATTCCAAAACCACATCCGAATAAGACCTATTCATCTAAATCCCAAATGTGTCTGACAATATTGGTGTTTGTCAAGAAACGTGAACAAACGACAGGTCCCTAGGCCCAATTTGTAAGCTGTAAAGATCTTTTCCATAGACAGAGGTCTCCACACTTCATCTCTCCGGTCTTTGAAGTTCCGCTTGTTCTCCAAAAGAAGGTTCTTAGCTGTGGATTTGCCTTTTAAACCTTCAAAGAAAGTAGTCCTAAAAGTACAATAAAAAACGGTTCTGTGTAAGtccaagttttttttctgataccTCTGGGTTGGCTGGTGTCTCTCCAAGGTTGCTGGCTGTGACACTGTGCGTATCCTTTTTAAGCCCTGTACCCCTGGCTCTCATTGTCCACCGCACAAAAGAGGGAATGATCGAGCACAGCATGTGAGTGATAGTAAATCCCACCCTTGCGCTCTTCTCTACAGTTACCTCCATCCCTCTatcacctctctgtctctcttaccTCTTGCACTTTGTCTATCTTTTTGTGTCCTGGATGACTTCTTCTCATTCCTCCCGTCTtcaatttctttctttgtgttttccacaaattagctgatcataccTGGCACCTACAGTAAATTCATCATGAGGTTTTTTTCTGCCAAAATGCCATGAGCATGTCCCAACCCCCACAGTTTAGCCATGCAAGCGATGGTAGTATGCAGGGCAGTTCTTCTATACATAAGCAACATAGGCAATTACCTCGAGCAGAAAATATGTGTTTGTGAACCCTGCATATATAtcagggaaataaaaaaaaaaacatttttatttaattacacttgtgctaaACAACACACACCATAATGAGCAGTGTGATgacactttgtttctttattCCATTAGTTAATTTACAGCTCCAAAGTGTAACATCAACTGGTGATGGTGGAGAAGGAACCCGAAGACCGAACGAAGGAGCTGTCTGCCGGAATGGGGACTCAGGGTGCTGTGGTTGACGATGAccagaggtggaaggggaggagggttgcacgtttgcctgaaaagacagctgacagcacggaaaagacatttaaagcaggatgtcatgctgtgattggatcatgaaCTTCGTGGCCAATtggttggtttactgaaaagtgaacgcctctaaACAGCTGAATAGTTTTTAGGAAGAGAGCGGTgattagaagtcttcctgaaagaatttacgctgagctccaTTTGTGTGCACAAACGTTGCTTTAAACTGCACAGGTTTTAAATGACAGAATTTGCCATTGTGAGCCACCgataatgtaaaatatgtgcATAATACCCTGTTCTATCTCACATCCATCAGGTGTATGCATAGGTGCTCAGTAAAAGTGAAGATAAAATCAGAGCCTTGTTTGTCAAATTGAAGGAGTTGACTAGATTTGTCATTTCACATTGAGCAGTCCAGCAGCATCCCTCACTTTAAAGTGCCTCATTACCATTGACTTGGCTTCAGCCTGCtatcattttctgtcatttctttGATCATTTTGTTTAAAGAATCTGTTGTTTTGGGGATATAAGTCCAGTGATAAAATCCAgtttaatataaataatgtgatATGACGAGCTAATTGAGCTCTTCTACAACTACTCTTATTTCTCCTCACCCAATCACTTTTTACAACTGCACTAAGCTTTGCTTTTACTGTGCTCATCCTTTGAAATAACCCTGAACTGAGCCAGCACTGTGGAGTTACACATCAAATGTGCTGATACCAGAATCCACAAAAACAGGTTTCTAAAACTTCagaacaaacatttacatattccCATGATGCAATGTATCTATTTAGTTTGTGTTGAACACAGCAAGAAAATGAAATTTTTGGTTTGAGacccatttaaaaatgattcgTCACCACTTAAATGCCAAACCTGGACATACTGTGTATTATTCAGTATTTGTGTTAAGCGTTAATTACTCTCACAATAGTAACAGATGTATTGAAAAACACTTTGGGAATTTATACaaatgtgcacatacacacatataccaGTGGgtgattcattttctgcattacagtgacattaaaataatttaCAGAGGACAAGGCCTATGAGTAAATACCAAAATAAAGCTgcagataaataaatatcttaatCTATTCACACATCCAAAACCATCCACAAATGTTACAAAAAGGCACATTATGATATGCATAACCAAACATGGCTTCTTTCCACAACATGAACAGTCCAGCTCACTGCTTCCTATAAAAACTATAGAGACCGCAACTGCTTTATGTTGCACCAAACTCTCCATACCTTCTAAAGTGACCCTCATGTGTGTACCACGTTCTAACTAAAGCTGACTAAAATGTAGTTTGGCATTATGTGTAAATAAACTTGAAGGTGTGCTTGCAGGGAACTTACTCATGCCTTCCAATACAGGCATTATCAGTTATCTCTATATTCAAAGTACATATTTGCCAACTACATCTTTGTAGGCTCCAAAGGGTTCATGTTTATGCTTTATAACCTACAAAAGCCAAAAGGTATtaagcaaacacacagacacacactaaatTGGTACTGGACCTCACATGAATTCTGAATAGAAACTTAACTCTAAAGTTCAATGTTTCCTCTTTTAACAGTGTTTGGAAAATTATCTTATTAGtttcctttaatttgttttccttttaaatacacatattttcaaaatgatgcatctgctttcacacacacat from the Sander vitreus isolate 19-12246 chromosome 9, sanVit1, whole genome shotgun sequence genome contains:
- the lim2.2 gene encoding lens intrinsic membrane protein 2.2, giving the protein MLYTLAGGGTLCGVAALVLLIVSTATDFWMQYRYSGSSANQGLWRFCINHKCHAHTISVAFWDATRAFMLLAVLSCFAGVVLGLSAFTNGTKNRRVRTGGIALVLSGFLALLALAIYTGVTVTFFGKRFLDWRFSWSYIIGWVAIILAFAAGVFQLCAYQRTTAEPAPSNSPDS